The Elaeis guineensis isolate ETL-2024a chromosome 5, EG11, whole genome shotgun sequence DNA segment TATTCTTAAGAAGATTCCTCTAGGATTTGGGGAAGACTCAACCCTTTCTTCAACCGGGCACATAGGAGAGACACAGGAATCCATGAAACAAGATGCAGAGGCTTGTTTATGTGGGAGCACATCACCTACCAACCCTGCTTTGTCTCCTGAAATTGGCTTTACTGTGCAGCCTGAAGGCTCAGCTGCTGAAATGGAAAATGCTGTTGCACCTAGTGAACATTTAGCATGTTTAACAGTTGGCCTTGAAAATGCTGAAGAAATGGCTGAGTATAATATGTTAGTTCCCAACACTCTGGCCCCCGACTTGGAGTACTTCTCTGATGCTAAGGAGCCTCAAGAGTTCCCTCGTGTGGTCTCAGCAGGGTGTACCCACTTGAGTTATGTTGAAGAAACCAGTCCTAACGACATGCAGTTGCAGTGCAACGTTCCCAACCATGAGCTGCTTGAATGTCCCATTTCTGTTGATGATAGTTTGAAATTACTAGATGAGCTTACAGTACATATTTCTCAGGAGAATACACTGCAGACAGGAGAACCTACACAATGTGAGGACATAGTAGGTGATAATGCAATTTTTGAACATAACAGTGATAATGCACATCCTTGTTCAACATATTCTCCAGAAACATCAGGTCTTCAAGTACAGTTGGAAGAACATGGTATTCCTGATGTTGCATCTCTATATCAGTACCCAGTGGAGAAACAAGAAGCAATTAGTCCAAAGGACAAAAGAGTGATGGATTCTCAAGGCATCCAGTACACAGCTCTTCCTGAGGAAGATCAACCTGTGACTGCTTCTACAATTTTTGACCCCGAGTTATCCATTTTATATTCATCTGATCCACCTGATTCTAGATTAGTTAGTGATGTTTGTCAAACAAAGTCATCTGGAGATGTCCAAACAGATCTTCCTTCCGACAATGACGAGGCAAATTTAATATGTTCCTTAGAAAGCAAACAAGATTTTGTTTTCAAAGCTTTGCCACATGGTGGTTGTGATGGTACAGAAGAAAAGAAGCCTGTATCTACTAAGAAGCCTCAAGAGTTCCCTCATGTGGTCTCAGCAGGGTGTACCCATTTGAGTTATGTTGAAGAAGCCAGTCCTAGTGACATGCAGTTGCAGTGCAATGTTCCCAAGCATGAGCTGATTGAATGTCCCATTTCTGTTGATGATAGTTTGAAATTACTAGATAAGCTTACGGTACATATTTCTCAGGAGAATACACTGCAGACAGCGGAACCTACACAATGTGAGGACATGGTAGCTGACAATGCAATTTTTGAACATAACAGTGATAATGCACATCCTTGTTCAACGTATTCTCCAGAAACATCAGGTCTTCAAGTACAGTTGCAAGAACATGGTATTCCTGATGTTGCAGCTCTATATCGGTACCAAGTGGAGAAACAAGAAGCAATTAGTCCAAAGGACAAAAGAGCGATGGATTCTCAACGCATCCAGTACACAGCTCTTCCTGAGGAAGATCAACCTGTGACTGCTTCTACCGCTTTTGACCCTGAGTTATCCATTTTATATTCATCTGATCCATCTGATTCTATATTACCTACTGATGTTTGTCAAACAAAGTCATCTGGAGATGTCCAAACAGATCTTCCTTCCAACAATGACAAGGCAAATTTAATATGTTCCTTAGAAAGCAAACAAGATTTTGTTTTCAAAGCTTTGCCACATGGTGGTTGTGAGAGTACAGAAGAAAAGGAGCCTCTATCTACTCATTTCCTTTCAGAGCCAACAATTCCACTTGAAGAAGCTGCCTCCAGATTAGAGGTTGGCAGTGAACTAATTGTGTTACCTGTACATCAAGAGGGTGAGCATCTTGATTTGCATGCTCAAACTATTGATCTTAATGATGAACCATCAGAAGAAGGGCCAGAACTCAggtcccatgactcttctatGAATGGAGATGTTAGTGAGTTGGAAACACCACCGTCGAACAAAGCCATGTGTTGGCAAGTTGAGCCAGAAGCTTCCATTTCTTCTGCATGCAGTTCTGAACTTATCTCAAGTTCTTTGGCTTCTAATGTTCCAGCTGTTATGTTACCATCCTTCACAAGCTCTGATGTCATGGTTTTGGAAACTTCTTCTCAATTGCCTGTGGAGCCAGAGTCTGGTAAACCAGTCTCCAGCTTTCCTTTCCAAGatgttgaagaaccaccaccgcTTCCACCACTTCCTCCACTTGAATGGAGAAGAGGAAAGCTTGAACTGGGCTCTCTATCATCATTTGGAAGTTTGTTTCAACCTCCAAGTGGAACAAATCGATCAATGGTACCATCAGCTACTGATTGGAAGAATGGATGTTTACTGGCAGATGAAGGCGAAATGGTTAAGTCAACAAATCCATTTGTTACTATACCAGTGTTGGAAGCCAAGAGTTCTCAGCATGGTTTGTTAAAATCAGAGGGAGAAAAGATGCATCCCTTTAGGTTGTCTGAACTGCCACCAATTGCAGGTGAGGAGGGACATCAACATGATGCCCCATTTTTAGAGGGGAAAGTTGTGTATTCTTCAAACCCTTGTTTGGTAGTTTCACCTGTAGAAGATGAGAAGCATCCATGCAGTCATAATTCAGTGGGGGGAGTGATGTTGCAGCCATCAAACCGATTTGCATCATTATCAGTATTAGAAGATGAGATCTCTCAGTGTCCCCCACTATTACAGGGCGAAACACTACAGCCTTCAGGGGTTACGAGTTCTCAACTTGATCAGTTGCTAAGTTCAGAGTTGGAGAGAGATCAAGAGTCTGAACATGGTCACTTAAGTTTAGAGAGCAAAACAAGCGAGCCTCCAGAAACATTCTTGGTACAGTCGGATACAGAAGATGAGAAGTGTCAATATCGCTCTGGAATTTGTGGAGCTGAAAATATGCATCTTCTGCAATCATCAGTGCCAGTACCAACTATGGGACCAGAGTTGCCTAAGCTAGTCCATGTAACTTCAAGGGAAGATGATCAATCTTCTCAAATTGATGTTTTACCAACACCAGATGATGAGAACTCAAATGTCAAACCTCGTTCGATTCGTAACCGGCCTAGAGATCCTCTGATTGAGGCTGTTGCTGCTCATGATAGAAGCACGGTAATGATTGTTTAGTGCCTCAAGCTTATATTTTTAGAAATCTATGCCAGATAAGAATTGCATAAGAATTTTTCCTCCATTTATCTTGTGTTTTAATGATTTTGCAGATGAGAAAGGTATCAGAGATAGTTCGACCTTCCAATAAGCCAAAGGCCGCTGAAAGGGATTCATTACTAGAGCAGATAAGAAGCAAGGTTAGGTGCACTCAGTTGGATTTCCTTGGTTTTATTAAAGGCCTAGCTTTGGTTCTCACATAGAGATTGTTTGTTCTTGTCAGTCGTTCAACCTCAAACCAGCAGTTGTCACAAAACCAAACATTAAGGGTCCAACAACAAATCTGAAGGTTGCTGCTATCATAGAGAAAGCAAATGCAATCCGCCAGGTGGGTCCTTGACCAATAGACCATAAGTtaaatatctctctctctctctcacattgtAACCATCTTAGCAAACATATTGTTGGTATAGGCATTTGTGGGAAGTGATGAAGACAATGAAGATAGTTGGAGTGATTCTTAAGCCCTGacatttcttgaattggagttcTTCATAGTTGGAGTGATTATCAAGCACCAATCACTTTTTGAACTTTTGGAGCTCTCCATATCTGGTATATGCCAAATCATGCAAGTTTTCCTTCAGTAATACAGTTGTTGAACAGGGGCATGAGACAGTGACAGCCGGAGTAATCTGCGTTAACCAAAGAATCAGCACAGAAGGGAGTCTTTTTGTTCGTGCGTATATATTGTTATGTGTATAATATTCTTTTTGATCCTTTCTTCTTTGTGTCAAAATGTATTTTACAGTGAGCTTGTATTCACTAGCGAAGGCTCTAGATGAAAGAAACAGACCTTGTCCTTGTCCCTCAATGTAATTTTAAGTGAAAAATTTTGGTGTGTGGATTTAAGAGGCATAAATCTTTAAAGTGCATAGAGCTTCCTTCAGAGTCTAGTATTTCCTGGTTTTGTGCAGGCCTTATTGCCCGTGTCAGTGCTGACTCGGTTTGAGACTGAGAGTGTTTGTGTGACCTTAAGGCCCCTTTAAAGGGTAAAAAACTTATCCAGGATTTATATTTTTCTCAGTAAATATTTTTTAGACAGTATTTTGATAAAAAGTAAtctatgcatatttttttataagttgAAAAATAGTTCAGAAATCTATCATCCAGATTGCATATGCGTAATAAATGTTTTCAACAGCATACTGAGTAATGCATGGCAAATCACAGGTAGAGTCTGGGTGGCAGATTTTCAAcacagtttcttttttttttttcttcctttttaagTTGATGCTATGTACGATGTATGGAATTCATCTCACCTTTATTGGAGAAAAGCAAAATAACTTGCACCGCAAATTCGCTTCTAGAGTTTAGACAACCTGGACAATACAATACTCTCTCCTGAGGTATGACAAACACATCATTAGAGTGATTTACTAGTAATTTGCAATTTTTTCCTTGGATTTGGAAGGAGAAATATTGTTTTCTTGTGTTGGCTTTCAGCAGTAGTGAGTTTGGATTAGCGTGCCTGTCCTTGCATGTTGTTTGCACCAGTATCGGCAACTGGTCTGCTGACATCAATATAGATCTTGCGCGATATGCCTGAACTAGTCCCACCGCGTAGAATACGGAGGATAGTTCAAACTTGATGTAAGTTGAACGCTGGAAGATCTCATCCGTGCAACAAAATCTCtgtggcattttttttttctgggtccACAAATAAATTGGGAGGGAAGGGTTTCTCAATAAACGGGTTAGTGGCAAGATCAAATCCTAATTGTCTTGGGACAGGATTAATCACCTCAAACGAGGATTGCAATATCCCTCAAAAATTAGGTTGAGGGAGAATAATCCAGTCCCCATCTCTTAGGCTagtttttttccttatctctTTAAACGGATTCTCTAAATCTCGCAAGCCGAAGAAAGAAATGCTTCACTAAATTTTAATCTTTAAAGTACTTTGAAAATAAGATAAGGAGTAGGGACAATCTACAAAAACAAACCTACTCATATAAACCTTACAATAGGTAAAAaagtaatttaataaaaaattcaaaacttctaAACAAGAAATCTGGATTTTGATAATTTTCgacagaaaagaagaaaaatatttccTAACCAAGAGATGGATTTGCGATATAatgtattaaaaataaatataattaattaaattatatcttttacaccaaaattttattaaattattccaaatctgAAACCTTTAAAAGCAATGTTTGCTTTTACGCGCTTTTTAACCAGTTTATATGACTGCATAACCATTAAATTTACAGCAAAAAAATATGTTAAACAAATAATTCAATAAATACTAAACATTTGATTATATAACCTAATAGTATAAACCAATAACTACAAACCTTCTCCGGCGATGAAGTCTAACCTAATTTGCTTCCAAAGCCTCCATAACCTGCATTCCTTCCCTCCATGCGGCCCTTTAAATTTTTGGGCCGGGAATGGCCGCCATCCCTCTCCCCCGCCAATCCCCTCCTCCTGCCCTCCTCTCCGCCGCCCCGGAGCTAAAGTGGCGCTTCCTCCAGGGATGCCGCTCCTTCCAAGAGCTCAAACACCTCCACGCCCGCCTCCTCCGCCTCGGCCTCGACGGCGACCAGTACctcctcaacctcctcctccgctCCTCCTTCGACTCCGGTCAGCCCGCCCACGCCCTCCTCCTCTTCCGCCGCACCGACCACCCCAACCTCTACCTCTGGAACAACATGGTTCGAGGCCTCGTCGCCGCGGACAACATGGCAGACGCCGTCCACCTCTACACCGACATGCGGCGCGAGGGCCTGTCCCCCAACAACTTCACCTTCCCCTTCGTCCTCAAGGCCTGCGCCCGCCTATTCGACCTCGATACCGGGGTAAAGATCCACGCCCACGTTTTGAAAGCCGGGTTCGAGTTGGATGTCTTCGTCAAGACCAGCTTGCTCTGTCTGTATGCGAAATGTGGCCTCCTGGACGAAGCCCAGCGGCTGTTCGATGAAATGCCGGTGAGAAATGTTGTATCTTGGACCGCGATCATCAGCGGCTACATGGGCGAGGGAAGATTGGTGGAAGCCCTGGATATGTTTCGGAGGTCATTAGAGATGGATTTGAGGCCAGATAGTTTCACGCTGGTCAGGGTCTTGACTGCCTGTTCCCAATTGGGGGACTTGAAGACCGGGGAGTGGATACATCAGTATATAGAGGACAAAGGGATGGAAAAGAATGTTTTTGTTGCTACATCGCTTGTGGATATGTATACTAAATGTGGAAGCATGGACAAGGCTCGAGCTGTCTTTGATGGGATGGTTGAGAAGGATGTGGTGTCTTGGAGTGCGATGATTGGTGGATATTCTTCCAGTGGGCTGCCTCAAGAGGCTTTGGAGCTCTTCTTTCAAATGCAGGCTGTGAATGTGAGGCCTGATTGTTTTACCATGGTCGGAGTTCTTTCAGCTTGTGCTAGATTAGGAGCTCTGGAGTTGGGCCAACAGGTCAGCCGTCAAATGGACATGAATGTCTTTCTCTCGAACCCTGTGTTAGGGACGGCATTGATCGATATGTATGCCAAATGTGGAAGCACAGCTCAGGCTTGGACTGTCTTCAAGAGAATGATGGAAAAAGACGTTATAGTTTGGAATGCAATGATAACAGGGCTTGCCATGACCGGCCATGGGAAGGTGTCATTTGGGCTTTTTGCTCAAATTGAGAAGATGGGAGTCCAACCTGATGGGAATACTTTCATAGGCATTCTCTGTAGCTGTACTCACACTGGTCTAGTGGAAGATGGAAGGAAGTACTTTTATAGCATGAATCGGGTTTATAACTTGACTCCCAGAATTGAGCACTATGGTTGTATGGTTGATCTTCTTGGCCGTGCAGGCTTGTTGGAGGAGGCTCATCGGTTGATTAAGGAGATGCCTATGGAGGCCAATGCAGTTGTTTGGGGGGCTCTGCTGGGTGGTTGCAGGATACACCGTAACACCCAACTAGCCGAGCTTGTTTTGAAGCAGCTTATTGAGCTAGAGCCTCGAAATTCAGGGAATTATGTCCTGCTATCAAATATATATGCCACAAGTGGCAAATGGGAAGATGCAGCAAAACTCAGGTTAGTCATGAAGGAGAAAGGGATCCAGAAGACACCTGGACGTAGCTGGATTGAACTGAAAGGTGTGGTTCACGAGTTCCATGTTGGGGACAAATCCCATCCCTTGAGCAAACAAATTTACTCAAAGCTTGATGAGTTGGGTAAGCAACTAAAGGCACTAGGATACATGCCAACAACAGAAGTAGTCTTGTTTGacatagaagaggaagagaaggagcatTCCCTTGGGCATCATAGCGAGAAGCTAGCCATTGCATTTGGTCTCATCAGTACCAGACCAGATGAAACAATCCGGGTGGTGAAGAACCTTCGTGTCTGTAATGACTGTCATGAAGCTATAAAACTCATTTCAAAAATTATCAATCGTGAAGTAATTGTGAGGGATAATAACCGGTACCACTGTTTCAAAGATGGTTTGTGTTCGTGCAATGATTATTGGTGATTCAACAGATTATTGTAACTTAAAGAAGTTATttatattgttgaaattaatgaagATTGTTGTAGTTGTATACATATCAATTTATTGAAGTTGGTATGGTTCCTGAGTTGATTTCTCCTCAACCAATGATGAGAAATGATTGACGAAGTGGTATAGTTAAAACCATTCAACCAAATGGAAATTTAATACCCTGACTAATTACTACTTTTTAGCTTACTGATACTGCTGCTGTGATGGGACAGATTGAAAGCGCTATGCTCATTAGGCCAAATCTTCTGATCATGTCAGGCAGATAAGTCAGAACATCTGCAATGTACTTGAACATGTTCAACCATTTATATTGCTTGGTATCTTCTTACAATATCTTACCATTATAATAGAAAGTCTCTTATTTGGACTCCATCCCAAATTtacttttcttaaaaaaatactcTCCGATAGGGACCAGACCACCATATATGACTTGTTCTTGAGCATCCCTTCCCTGAGATTGACTCCACATTTTTGCTGCTTCTTTTTTTTCAGATGGCAGAGCAGTGTCTCTAATTTTTGCAATCAAAGTCCTGTGCACCCCAGACATGTAGAGAGTCCCCAGTCCCCATGCATCCCAAACATGTATATAAAGGCATATGCTTAATGCTAGTTTGTATTAGATTATTGGTTTTGTTTTAGCATGTACAATTGAAGGTTGCTTTATTGACAGATAACTGACTTCTGACGTATTTTGTTGACAGTATTGTATTTGATCAATCCTTATCAATGCCTGTTTCATGCCTACTTAATTATGggatattgtttttgttttgcttcTGAATATGCATATATCGATATGTTTTCACTTGAATATAAAATATAAGTTGAGCAAGGTGCTGTAATGACCATTTGCCTTTGTGGTCGAAGAAAGATTATGTTCCCAATGAGTGATATGTTCCAAtatcttatttttgaattattttttatgtcAATAGAACATAAATTAAGTTTGCAGGTATGTGTTTGTATTTTTTGAGTTTTCTCCTAGTCACATGTCGAGAAATGATACTTCTCCAAATGAAAGAAAAGTATAGATAAATGGTGCATCACTGCAATCTAACTGAGATGCTGTAATGTATTTGATTCACAGATGAGTTATCAGTGCACAAGCATGTCGAAGCTACTATTGATAAGATAGATGCCGAACTAGTGACAAGACTCTGGTTTGATGCTGATCATGTCTTCTCATCTATAGAATTTTCCGAGATGTCACTATTTCTTTCCTCCCACCTTTTGTTCCTCTTGGAATTCTTCAATATTTTGTGAGGATGCAGAAGAAGACAGGCACATCTTGAGCACTTTGAAGCAGAAATTCCAATCCAGAAATAGGCCTTCCATCAGTCAATAAGCCTACAGTGGGACCGTGCATGCTTTTGATGCACTAATACATCTGTTTTTTCTCCATTCTCATGGTTTCTCAGGGATTGGTGAAGCTCAGAGACCTCTATGTGCAGTCCAAGTTTCTTTTTCCCACTGAGAGTATCATTCAAGCAAAGGATAGTGTTGGTAGCGTTTTCAAAGGATTATAAGATGTGATGGCTGATGCTGCTGGAACTCACTACTGCAAGTTCAGAGAACTGATCATAGGTCACATAATTAAGCTTCTCTTCAGCATCTGCTCCTACAAGTGCTTGACAGGGGCATCTGCAGAGCCATTAAGCACGAAGGCAAGTACTTAATCTTGATCTCTAACCTGCACAAATTACCATTACAATAAAGATCTCCGACAACATAGACAATACTGATCATCTCCATATGCATGAATTTGCAAACTCTTCCTGTGGATGAGCTTAACCACCTCATCCTTGGCCTCCTTCCCACAAGGCATTAAGCTCCCCAGTTGGCTTCTCAAAGATTATGACAAGATAAATTTATGACAGTCAAGGTTTGCTGTACCGGTACTGGACGGCGTGCCGGTGCCGAATCGGTACGGTACGGTATCAGTACCGTACCGTACCAACATACGGTACGCCCAAGCGTATCGATCCGGTACacaatttttttcgattttcaaattttttttttagatttttaaagttaataattgataaatacaacacatattattgacatatttgggttcaatttgaagttaggttgcggtacaaagacttttgatccaaaatttcaaacatatatttatttacattatatttcaactatgtcatcttaaaactaaagaaaaaatatataaaatacgcattaaaatgtatctaaatatttaagtacaaaacgcaataactgatatacgaaccttaagatgtactctgcatttaatttcttgtcgagtgtctgtgacgctcgtagatatctggatcatcaacatagtctgaagggacatcagtccaaccctctagccaagctgcaccgtactctcgaatattcatcatctcataaggcatcctctctggattgtaagatatCTCAGatctctcgctaaaattctgactctgagaagtatcctcgagatgatggtacggttgtggaggagTCCATCCAAATATGCTAGTAGCAAAATATGATCTgtaagatgctccaggctgcataggatagtaaccactagaagatgatgcctcggatgcaccatatgcatatggatcataaggtgactgtggataataggatccataatgcaaggatgatccagatacatccatggatcctactTCACGTGCAAGATTGtccgcagctgcatcatgtgctggacgacctctaggagcccgtcgtctatatgaaatcgactccccacgatctctaccgactcgtccaccatgatccctatcctgtgtgacatgcgtaaactgagactcaccggtgaatcgaatatcactctgtggctgtgtctcataaacggtggtctcctgtcctccagttcctccctgatcatcagatccatggctactactaccagtatcatcatcactctccctggTGTCTTTATCTGAATCAGATAactcctgtactctcgagagtggtgcacgtgcaaCTGTCTTTTCCTTTCCCTccccttgtgcccctctgtgactgagtttcctgtgattggaaggatggatgccttcttgctggcTGCTGGGAGGAACGTTTATACATCTCTCGCTCGAATATCTGGAAAGATGTATCGGATAgtgagtcatgtgatgaatgagtcccttgtgtcccctcagactgtggctgatcagctggaatcctatgtggaatatttttttctgcccattgccttggatccaccctgatctcccttgtcaccacactggctggtcgtggaggggatcctggctcatcaagctctggttCCTACTACTGACCTGCAAGCCATCTGATGATCGGATCGTCGTCctcgtcggcataatcatccagcgtcggatcagtgtacttcaactgaacttcctcctgaatacattttagcctcaacctcagattgtagtgaacatatataagatcgtcgaggcatttttgtgtcagacgatttctctgtttgctgtggataagggcgaaagtggatcaattacgctcacagccactagcagagatcgtctgagaaagaatacggacagccatatgtctcaaattttgtgctgacgttccaaaatgaatccatcattcagctacaaaagtaaaattacatatcaaatttgatgatattattaagcaaaattacatatcaatctatattgctcattattgatatgtaatttacctgAATTCATTTgttttttgcttacgacagctgatgggattccaaaactgtctgatccctctctaaactgtttcgtctaaaataaaatatatttattatttataaatatatcagatcgaatttAGTTGAATAATTatatctgttttaaactagcatacctcttgcagacacaacgacgcgatttctggatcggacaccatcttatatatgacattgcgaagagcagcaagaagctcgctatccatatctatctccggaatagtatactgaaatctcggattcaagtaataagctgcagataaatttcaagactgattgagcacaattttattttcatgcttcgaaaaaatattttaaaacattcttgaatccaaacttaccagctagatgcaaatctctgcccatctgatagtcccaacggcgctcaataatgttaatgaattcttgagcatgcttgggatcattctcactgatctgtttctttgttctctccatcatgtaatataggaagcccatctgggggtatctTTTGCTGTCCACGgcgcgaagcacctcatataaagacttaatagccttcactatcttctcagcctgctgccaaaatgactgactcatcaccaagttctccacatgacttccatcagtgccggccctcgcatatctgctctcctgtcactcggcactgacaaacatctgacgtaaggctgttttcttctgaagaagactatcaagtacTATATAGTTGGTAGCAAACCATGTGATATCCGATCGTAAGATCTCCCCCCCAGTATAcatccgcatcaatgaaagaacccatgtgtggttgtagatgaatctaatAATGAtctgggcaatctccactacctgctgcaccctgcgaatctttccgatatccatcaatataagatcaatgcaatgtgcagcacatggggtccagtatatctgcggtcgctactccatcagcaactctccggcagccttatattgtgatccgttatctgtgatgacctgcacgacatgctgctcacctactgaatcaatcacctcctccatcagaccaaggatatatgtggcattgtgcatcttatctgaagcatcgattgatttgtaaaaaaatatttttccatcacagtatgtcaaaaaattaatgatgctccgtctagtaggatctgtccaaccatcacacatcactgtcagatcgtatgtaggccatttatttttgtaagaagcaatccatctctgcagatcctccttattgctgtcaagaagctgacaatagatgtccttaggtcctggaGGATCTACACCCTGACCGGCAGCCTCTATAgctgaaatagcagatcggtaGTAAGGATTGACTGCTATATTTGCTGGAATCTGGCTGAAATGAAACCATGATTCAATAGCTCACCatatatccttcttcttattttttttcagcatactgtcaattctctgctgctttgaatccttgctggacaaagcatgtggatccaaatcctgaatgctggctcctgctggaatatctctggaggacctcctcctactgccaaaagctcccaacaaagaagacatgctgcgtctgctccctctaccaccaggctctctgactaaggtagtcctcctgaactcgaattcttccctaccagtcgctgatccagattttgattcgtagcatgatggtccgaATCGGTCTCTGTACTGGGCCATCTCCTCCTGCTGGTACTGATCCGCCAAGCTCGCatgaatggcagcctcaatctgtgcctccttatcatctggagcagaagccttctctaactctctagagtgataagaaggtagctctgcagctcgacggtctaTTTCGGTCTTTTTCTGCTTTGTCCCTTCC contains these protein-coding regions:
- the LOC105045919 gene encoding putative pentatricopeptide repeat-containing protein At3g08820 gives rise to the protein MAAIPLPRQSPPPALLSAAPELKWRFLQGCRSFQELKHLHARLLRLGLDGDQYLLNLLLRSSFDSGQPAHALLLFRRTDHPNLYLWNNMVRGLVAADNMADAVHLYTDMRREGLSPNNFTFPFVLKACARLFDLDTGVKIHAHVLKAGFELDVFVKTSLLCLYAKCGLLDEAQRLFDEMPVRNVVSWTAIISGYMGEGRLVEALDMFRRSLEMDLRPDSFTLVRVLTACSQLGDLKTGEWIHQYIEDKGMEKNVFVATSLVDMYTKCGSMDKARAVFDGMVEKDVVSWSAMIGGYSSSGLPQEALELFFQMQAVNVRPDCFTMVGVLSACARLGALELGQQVSRQMDMNVFLSNPVLGTALIDMYAKCGSTAQAWTVFKRMMEKDVIVWNAMITGLAMTGHGKVSFGLFAQIEKMGVQPDGNTFIGILCSCTHTGLVEDGRKYFYSMNRVYNLTPRIEHYGCMVDLLGRAGLLEEAHRLIKEMPMEANAVVWGALLGGCRIHRNTQLAELVLKQLIELEPRNSGNYVLLSNIYATSGKWEDAAKLRLVMKEKGIQKTPGRSWIELKGVVHEFHVGDKSHPLSKQIYSKLDELGKQLKALGYMPTTEVVLFDIEEEEKEHSLGHHSEKLAIAFGLISTRPDETIRVVKNLRVCNDCHEAIKLISKIINREVIVRDNNRYHCFKDGLCSCNDYW